The region TTCAGGATGTCATCCAGCGACTCGGAACTTCTGTCTTCGTGCGTCGTGGAGGGCAGGATTCGCTGCAGAAGCTGCGAAGCAAGTCCGGCGGAACCGTTCTGAATCCGGCACACATCGCCGACGCGCTGCAGTTCCGTTCGAACCATCGGGCTCAGCGTTGAGACACCGCGGCGCAGCCAGCCGGGGACCATCAGAGCGTGATAGCCGACGGGCATGCCGCCATCGGTCCGCAGGTCCGCGCTGGTGCCGCTGTCGTTGATTTCAAAATCGTACACGACCGGGTCCATGGCGAACGGAACACTGCTCTGCATTTCCCGTTTGACGTCCAGCATCGTCCGCTGCAGCCAGTCCTGAGCCTGCTCGCGGATGGCGGGCTCAAAGATGAACCCCATTCCGCCGCCGGCCATTCCGCCCAGCATCCAGAAACCGTGAAAGCGGTTGCCAAACTGTCGCCGACATTCATCGATCAGACGTTCCGTGTACGCGTTGGTACACCATGGAATGATCGCCTGCAGCGGCTGGTGGAAGTTTTCGTCGGTGGCTCGCCCGATGGCCGCAATGTCGCCGTCCTTCAATGCCTGAACAGCTCGGTCGAGAAGTTCGATCGCACGGCCGCGCGCCCTCCATTCAGCGGAACTGCGCAGCAGGTATTTTTCCGTCACCATCTCCAGAATCGGTCCGACGTTCTGAGCCATGCCGCCGTGGACCAGAACCAGACTGTCCTGCAGCCTGCGGCGTGATTCCGTCGAAACCTCATCACGGCTGAACACATGGTGCTGCGGCATCAGCCGTCCGCGACTGACGCCCCATTCGGGATCTCCATCAGCGGACATGCAGCCTTCAATCAGCTTGATGCCCGGCCAGATTCCTCCCGAATCCTGCCAGCCGCCGCCGGAGCCTCCCAGCCATTCGCCAAGGATCGCGCGGGCCGCCACGATGCGCCGATCGTCTTCGTCCAGCGGACCTGTCAGCGACGACACCTGACTGGTGGCTCGCATGCAGATCGAAATCAATGATCCCAGCAGGTTCGTCGAAACGGCCAGCCGCGAGCCCTTCGGGATATCGTTGACGCGGCTGACGATTTCCAGGCCCAGTCCCGGCCCGATCATCCGCGACAGGACTTCCGAAATCCGTCCGCCGCAGCCTTCCATTCCCGGCGGGACAATTCCCGAAGCGATCACCGCCGCTTTCAGCAGTCCCAGATAATCCCGGGCGAAGTCAAAGACCTCGTTGATGTCACGAATATCCACCACGGAATCCAGGTCGATACTCACCAGCCGCAGCACCGGCTCATCAATGACGCGCAGACTGCAGTCGATGGGTGGTTCCGGCGCCGCATGACGTCCGCGAACCGCCAGGTTCACGGACGCGTTGATCACGCGGGCTCCTTCCGGAAAATCCATTCCCAGAAAGAAAATGTCACTCCAGCCGCTGTGAGTAAAGTCCATCCGGACCGCCGTGTGTTCGCGCAGAACCGGATAGCCCGCGGCACCAGGCCGTTTCAGTTCCGGACGAATCTTCAGTGGAATGTCGGCCGGATGACCGGTGCGAAACATCCACTGATTTCCGCGAACCGACCGAACACTGCGGCGAACCTGGTCAGCCAGAGTCTGAAACGCCAGCCGATGAAACGACTCCGCCAGAGCACTGCTGACCGTGACGGACGGCCCGTCCAGCCGCTGCGTCGCCTGAAACAGATCGATCGCTTCGGGAAACCGGCGGTTCAGCAGAAACTCGTAACCTTCGTATGGAATGCGGCCGGTCTCGCGCCCCTTCAGCAGCGGCGGAAGCTGAAACCGGTGGATGGCATACAAGAAAAACAGTGCCCGAACTCGTTCGTACAGATTCGGCGACTGACGACGAAACGCATCCAGGTGACCACATTCCCGCAGCAGTTCATCGGCGGACAATCCGGCGCACGCCGATTCCAGCGCCGTGTGCCGCAGCGGAGTTTCATTCGTCGTGATGATTTCGATCAGTGGAGACATGCGGGGTCGTTCGTATCTTCGCCGGAATGCGACTGAACTTCGGAATCGCGGGACTTCGCGGGCTTTTGCCGGAGGCCGGTTCCGGCAACATTCGTCAGCCGGACTGGGCCTCGCTGAGCAGCCGTATGAGTTCCGTCAACAGCAGGTCGCGATCGTCTCCGGAAAGCGTGAGCGCCAGTTGAGCCTTCAGCAATCCGTAACGTTCGCTGATGTTGTATCGCGACCCGTTGATCACCAGAGCCAGGTACCGTTCCGACTGCAGCAGTTGATTCAGCGAACTGCTCAGGTCGATGGATTCTCCGGGGTCGGCACTCGCCAGTCTCCGTTCGAGCAGCTCAAACACGCGAGCCGTCAGCACATGCATCCCGAACATGCACAGGTAATATCCGGCGCGCTGGCCGGCCACGATCAGTTTCTGTTCGGCGACGGTCGGTGTCGGCTTTTCAATCACGGTGCTGACTTCGTACAAGTGCTGCGCCTGAGCCAGCGGGACGCCTCCCACCGCGCCGAACTGCGTGACTTCGTTTTCCCGCGTCGGCTGAATGGCGGACACCGCGCATTCGTAATGGTCTGCGGCATCGATCAACTGACGCACGCAACTGTTTTCACAGCGACTCAGGAACAGATGGTCCGACACCAGATGCAGACAGGCTTCGCCGTCGACGAACGACCTTGCCCGCAGCAGAGCGTCACCGTAACCGCGAGGATTGTCCTGTTCGAAAAACACGATGCGGCCGGAATGCGGCCCGGCCGCCGAAACGTAGTGTTCCGCCTGCCCCGGCCTGATGATCAGCGCGACGTCATCAATGCCCGCTTCGATGACTTCGTCCAGCATGTACCGCAGCGCTGTCCGGACTTCGCCGCGCCGGTCCACCAGCGTCTGCAGAGGCAATCGTGCGTGATTCTCGCCGGCGGCCGTAATAATCGCCTTGCGGATTTTCATGAACCGAGGATCCTATGGTGAATGTGGCAGTCAGCCGAAGAACCGTGCTTGTACGCCGATCACGCGGACTTTTCCAGAAATCTTCGCCGGCCTGTGTCCGGAATCGGCAGCTACCGCAGACTCCGGCCCGGATTATTCCGGGAACGGCGATGAATCGTGACCCGGCTAAGAAAAACCACGTCCGTCCTTCCTTCGTCCTTCCTTCCAGCGTGTGCCCCATGAAGAAACTTCGAAACGTTGAATTGGTGTTGGTCGTCGCGGCCCTTTCGCTTTGCGTCACTTCAGCCTTCGTGGGTTCTGCTGCTGCCGATGAGCCGCAGCAGGGTGACGTGAGGAATCTGAATCTCGGCGGTGACGTGAGTCTGGAACTGGTCTTCATCCCGCCGGGACCATTCCAAATGGGCAGCACGGCGGAAGAGAAAGCGTGGGCGACGGGTATTGAAGGTGGTGCTCAGCCGGGAACGGAGCGTGAACAGTACGAGGGCGAACCGCGTCCGATGCGCGTGGGCCAAGGATTCTGGATGGGACGCACAGAAGTGACGCGCGGCCAGTTTCGGCAGTTCATCGAAGATTCCGGTTACGTCACCGACGCCGAACAGCCGGGCGGGATGACTCAGGTGTTTGATCACGAATGGGACCGGTACTACCGCGGCACATCAATCGTGCATCCGTGGAAGTCGGTGTCTGACAAAAGCTGGCGGGATCCCGGCTTCGGCATTCCGATGCAGGACGATTTTCCCGTCGTCTGTGTCAGTTATCAGGACATGAAAGCCTTCTGTCGCTGGTTGACCGATCGGGAACGCAAAGCGGGGCGTCTGGCGGATGACCTGGAAATTCGGCTGCCCACCGAAGCCGAATGGGCTTATGCCTGCCGCGGTGGAAGTCGGGAAAGCCATTACTT is a window of Planctomycetaceae bacterium DNA encoding:
- a CDS encoding UTP--glucose-1-phosphate uridylyltransferase → MSPLIEIITTNETPLRHTALESACAGLSADELLRECGHLDAFRRQSPNLYERVRALFFLYAIHRFQLPPLLKGRETGRIPYEGYEFLLNRRFPEAIDLFQATQRLDGPSVTVSSALAESFHRLAFQTLADQVRRSVRSVRGNQWMFRTGHPADIPLKIRPELKRPGAAGYPVLREHTAVRMDFTHSGWSDIFFLGMDFPEGARVINASVNLAVRGRHAAPEPPIDCSLRVIDEPVLRLVSIDLDSVVDIRDINEVFDFARDYLGLLKAAVIASGIVPPGMEGCGGRISEVLSRMIGPGLGLEIVSRVNDIPKGSRLAVSTNLLGSLISICMRATSQVSSLTGPLDEDDRRIVAARAILGEWLGGSGGGWQDSGGIWPGIKLIEGCMSADGDPEWGVSRGRLMPQHHVFSRDEVSTESRRRLQDSLVLVHGGMAQNVGPILEMVTEKYLLRSSAEWRARGRAIELLDRAVQALKDGDIAAIGRATDENFHQPLQAIIPWCTNAYTERLIDECRRQFGNRFHGFWMLGGMAGGGMGFIFEPAIREQAQDWLQRTMLDVKREMQSSVPFAMDPVVYDFEINDSGTSADLRTDGGMPVGYHALMVPGWLRRGVSTLSPMVRTELQRVGDVCRIQNGSAGLASQLLQRILPSTTHEDRSSESLDDILKTNGFDSIAHEQIREDLRAGRLGLAQNRLHPSATIEDVRAGDVVDAREQIPSSAVAAGRDALSRGEVGVVTLAAGVGSRWTQGAGVVKALNPFCRLGGEFRSFLDIHFAKSRFTGEQFGVAPLHIVTTGYLTEDPIRRAVARRADAGHIRISRGLAVGLRMIPTVRDLQFAWEELAQQILDEQKEKVRASLRAALINWARTCGEAADYTDNLPSQCLHPVGHWYEIPNLLRNGTLKSVLEERPQLKYLMLHNIDTLGACLDPAILGMHIEADADLSFEVITRRLEDRGGGLARVDGRVRLVEGLAMPREEDEFFLTWYNSATSWISIDRLLQRFGLTRADLGDSAKIDAAIRDIGRRMPTYITLKDVKKRWGHGQEDVYPVSQFEKLWGDMSALPDVRCAFLAVPTLRGQQLKDPAQLDGWLRDGSAAHIESLCHWT
- a CDS encoding SUMF1/EgtB/PvdO family nonheme iron enzyme; its protein translation is MKKLRNVELVLVVAALSLCVTSAFVGSAAADEPQQGDVRNLNLGGDVSLELVFIPPGPFQMGSTAEEKAWATGIEGGAQPGTEREQYEGEPRPMRVGQGFWMGRTEVTRGQFRQFIEDSGYVTDAEQPGGMTQVFDHEWDRYYRGTSIVHPWKSVSDKSWRDPGFGIPMQDDFPVVCVSYQDMKAFCRWLTDRERKAGRLADDLEIRLPTEAEWAYACRGGSRESHYFWWGNDLMEGKGRFNISAVDFLPGRDTVWPLANAPWSDGYAFLSPVDHYGERGRNGFGLADMCGGVWEFVLDDFDPTGGHEEVHYLDREQLTVSRPVCRGGNYFDVPGNARCAVRLGIASITYSDSRDGFRICLGKERRTVPVPRTP